In the genome of Monodelphis domestica isolate mMonDom1 chromosome 2, mMonDom1.pri, whole genome shotgun sequence, one region contains:
- the COPRS gene encoding coordinator of PRMT5 and differentiation stimulator isoform X1 — protein sequence MGRCGRQAPPRTGHVTRTLPLASHWPFRVAFRPAAWGGRHVGAAAAAAPAPQGLAGMEPRAAGTGGGWRPAASEGESQLPLAARALEEEAPSEPEPEPQPQEEPPRAAAVRPEASLSPPPTPRPPETEARRDRDRRGTATSPHGPSGSGASGPELGWEVNLAMSDHFYQKKEGDEDEVMKWRPKLACGAQNVPILGEVDHPDEDEVQDYGDSEEDLNWELEDRVENSLPPEPRAEPPVKEDWDTELILDQGNPYGAEDIHRASIQDFCLWAPRAQQGDLIYDPSWHHPAPLTPHYSKMVFETGQFDDAED from the exons ATGGGCCGATGCGGCAGGCAGGCCCCGCCCAGGACAGGTCACGTGACCAGAACCCTGCCCCTTGCCTCTCATTGGCCGTTCCGTGTTGCCTTTCGGCCGGCAGCATGGGGAGGTCGTCACgtgggggcggcggcggcggcggccccgGCGCCTCAGGGACTGGCGGGCATGGAGCCGCGGGCTGCAGGGACCGGGGGTGGCTGGAGGCCAGCAGCCTCGGAGGGAGAGTCACAGTTGCCGCTAGCCGCACGGGCCCTAGAAGAAGAGGCGCCGTCCGAGCCCGAGCCGGAGCCTCAACCGCAAGAGGAGCCGCCCAGGGCAGCGGCGGTAAGGCCGGaagcctccctctctcccccccccaccccgcgcCCACCCGAGACCGAGGCGAGACGAGATCGAGACCGGCGCGGGACCGCCACATCTCCGCACGGGCCTTCCGGGAGCGGCGCCTCCGGGCCGGAGCTGGGTTGGGAG GTCAACTTGGCCATGTCTGACCATTTCtatcaaaagaaggaaggagatgagGATGAGGTCATGAAATGGAGACCCAAACTAG CCTGTGGGGCCCAGAATGTGCCCATCTTAGGAGAAGTTGACCATCCTGATGAGGATGAGGTGCAGGACTATGGGGACTCTGAGGAAGACTTGAACTGGGAGCTAGAAGATAGAGTGGAGAACAGCCTCCCTCCAGAGCCAAGGGCTGAGCCTCCTGTCAAGGAGGACTGGGACACTGAGCTGATATTGGATCAAGGGAATCCGTATG GTGCCGAAGATATCCACCGTGCCAGCATTCAAGACTTCTGTCTCTGGGCACCTCGGGCCCAGCAAGGAGACTTGATTTATGATCCAAGCTGGCACCACCCAGCCCCCTTGACTCCCCACTATTCCAAAATGGTCTTTGAGACCGGGCAGTTTGATGATGCTGAAGACTGA
- the COPRS gene encoding coordinator of PRMT5 and differentiation stimulator isoform X2: MGRCGRQAPPRTGHVTRTLPLASHWPFRVAFRPAAWGGRHVGAAAAAAPAPQGLAGMEPRAAGTGGGWRPAASEGESQLPLAARALEEEAPSEPEPEPQPQEEPPRAAAVNLAMSDHFYQKKEGDEDEVMKWRPKLACGAQNVPILGEVDHPDEDEVQDYGDSEEDLNWELEDRVENSLPPEPRAEPPVKEDWDTELILDQGNPYGAEDIHRASIQDFCLWAPRAQQGDLIYDPSWHHPAPLTPHYSKMVFETGQFDDAED, translated from the exons ATGGGCCGATGCGGCAGGCAGGCCCCGCCCAGGACAGGTCACGTGACCAGAACCCTGCCCCTTGCCTCTCATTGGCCGTTCCGTGTTGCCTTTCGGCCGGCAGCATGGGGAGGTCGTCACgtgggggcggcggcggcggcggccccgGCGCCTCAGGGACTGGCGGGCATGGAGCCGCGGGCTGCAGGGACCGGGGGTGGCTGGAGGCCAGCAGCCTCGGAGGGAGAGTCACAGTTGCCGCTAGCCGCACGGGCCCTAGAAGAAGAGGCGCCGTCCGAGCCCGAGCCGGAGCCTCAACCGCAAGAGGAGCCGCCCAGGGCAGCGGCG GTCAACTTGGCCATGTCTGACCATTTCtatcaaaagaaggaaggagatgagGATGAGGTCATGAAATGGAGACCCAAACTAG CCTGTGGGGCCCAGAATGTGCCCATCTTAGGAGAAGTTGACCATCCTGATGAGGATGAGGTGCAGGACTATGGGGACTCTGAGGAAGACTTGAACTGGGAGCTAGAAGATAGAGTGGAGAACAGCCTCCCTCCAGAGCCAAGGGCTGAGCCTCCTGTCAAGGAGGACTGGGACACTGAGCTGATATTGGATCAAGGGAATCCGTATG GTGCCGAAGATATCCACCGTGCCAGCATTCAAGACTTCTGTCTCTGGGCACCTCGGGCCCAGCAAGGAGACTTGATTTATGATCCAAGCTGGCACCACCCAGCCCCCTTGACTCCCCACTATTCCAAAATGGTCTTTGAGACCGGGCAGTTTGATGATGCTGAAGACTGA